In Lactiplantibacillus pentosus, the sequence CTTCTGACAAGAAGTATGCTTACGCTAACGATAAGACTAAGTCAGTTGCGTTCTTGACGCAATGGACGAACTTCTATAATTCATTTGGTGTCATCAAAGGTTATGGTGGCTACGTCTTCGGCGATGACAACACCAATGCCAAGAAGATGGGCTTGAACAATTCAGGTGCCGTTGAAGGTTTGACTTACATGACGAAGTGGTTCACGAAGTACTGGCCAAGTGGGATGCAAAATGTCACTTCAAACGAAAACTTCGTAACGTCACAATTTACTTCGGGTAAGACCGCCGCTGTTATCGATGGTCCTTGGATGGCTTCAACTTATCAAAAGTCCAAGATCGATTATGGTGTCGCTGTATTGCCTAAGTTGAACAATGGCAAGGATTATCAAGCGTTTGCTGGTGGGAAAGCTTGGGCTATCTCAAACTACTCTAAGCACAAGACCGCTGCACAAGCTTGGTTAGACTTCATTTCTAACAAATCCAACCAAAACAAGTTGTACAAGTCTGCTAGTGAAATTCCAGCAAACACGGCAGCTCGTAAGGAAGCTGTAAGTACTGGCGATGACATGGCTACGGCCGTTTCAAAGCAATACGACAAGGATGTTCCTTTGATCAACTTACCACAAATGTCAGAAGTTTGGACACCAGCACAAACGATGGTTACCAACGCTGCTAGTGGCAAGATGACACCAAAGCAAGCTGCTAATAAGGCACAGAAGACCATTTTAACTAATATCTCACAAAAGTACGACAAGTAATTTAAATTGTAATTTAAGGGGGCTGAAACAAAATTCGTTTTGTCTCAGCCCTTTTTAAAAAGAAAAAAGCATTAAATCTAGGATTTATTAGGAAAGGGGTGCGGGCGACATGCAAAAGAAAGATGTAAAAAAAGCGCAACGCCTGTCAATTATTCCCGGGCTAGGTCAATTTTATAATGGTCAGACCATCAAAGGTGTCGGCTTCATCATTATCTTATTGGCGTTCGTTGCTGAATTCATCTTTGGCGGCTTTAGCGCGTTTGCTAACTTGGTAACTTTGGGTTCGGTCTCAATGGAAGACAACTCATTGTTCATGATGATTTATGGGACGTTGCAGATTCTGTTGACGATTGTCTTCATCGTGTTCTACATTGCGAACTTATATGATGCAAAACACGTGGCCCAATTAATCAACAATGGGAAAAAGGTTTCACACACATTCAAAGAATTAGGGGCTAGTCTTGTTGACGGTGGGTTCGCCTACCTGTTAACGACACCAGCGTACTTCCTAATGATTTTCACGATTGTGTTCCCAGTATTAGTAACCTTACTGATGGCATTCACGAACTATGATTTCGCGCATATTCCACCGGCTATGTTACTCGACTGGATTGGCTTCAAGAACTTCACATCAATGTTCTTCTTGAGTAGCTACCGTGCAACCTTTAACGCAGTCTTTGGCTGGACAGTTATTTGGACGGTCTGTGCAACCACGTTACAAATTATCATCGGGATCGCCACTGCGGTGATTGCTAATCAGAACTTCATTAAAGGGAAACGCTTCTTCGGGGTTATTTTCTTACTCCCTTGGGCTATTCCAGCGTTTGTTTCAATTATGAGTTTTTCAAATATTTTCAACGATTCAGCTGGTGCGATTAACGTGCAAGTCATCGGCCTATGGAACACATTAGTCCCATTTGCCCATATTGCACCAATTCATTGGATGACTGATACATTCTGGACGAAAGTTGCCATTATTATGATTCAAGGTTGGCTTGGGTTCCCATACATCTATGTGATGATTACGGGTATTTTACAAGCGATTCCAGAAGATTTATACGAAGCTGCGACCCTGGATGGGGCAACGGTGATGCAGAAGTTCAATAAAATCACGTTACCAACGATTTTTGCGATTGCTGCACCAATCTTCGTAACCCAATACACGTTTAACTTCAACAACTTCTCGATGATCTATCTGTTTAACCAAGGTGGTCCAGGCGATGTTGGGGCGAATGCCGGTGGGACTGATATCCTGATTTCATGGATTTACAAGTTAACGACCGGGACATCACCACAGTACTCGTTAGCCGCAGCGGTTACACTGATTATTTCCGTCTTAGTCATCGGGATCTCATTGATTGTCTTCAAGAAGACCCACGCTTTTGAAATGGGGGACTAGTGTTATGGATAATGCACAAGCAGTGGCACCTAAAAATGCCAATTCAAAACAAAATAGCGCGCGTCGGCACCGTTTCTGGAAAGAGTTCTTTACGTATTTTTACATGGTCGTTCTTGGGATTATTATCATTTATCCCGTTCTGATTACGTTCATTACGGCGTTTAAGGATGCTAACGTGCAAGCCTTCGTCCTCGACTTCGGTGGTAAGTGGACGTTGGTTAACTTCAAAAACTTATTTACGCAGACGTTATATGGTAGCTGGTATCTGAACACGATGATTATTTCAGTCTCATGTATGGTGATCCAAGTCATCGTTGTCACGTTAGCTGGTTACGTTTACAGTCGGTATCGTTTTGCAGGTAAGAAGTTCAGTTTGACCTTCTTTATCGTAATTCAAATGGTCCCAACAATGGCTGCTTTGACTGCTTACTACGTCTTAGCTAACATGTTGAATGCTTTGGACCATTACTGGTTCTTAACTGCGATTTACATTGGTGGTGGGATTCCACAAAATACGTGGTTGATGAAAGGCTACTTCGACAATGTGCCATATGACTTGGATGAATCTGCCAAGCTAGATGGTGCCGGTAACTTTAAGATTTTCTGGTCGATCGTCTTACCACTGGTTAAACCAATGATTGCGGTCCAAGCGCTATGGGCATTCATGTCACCAGTTCAAGATTACCTGATGGCGAAGTTCTTATTGACGTCTGAATCGCACTATACGGTTGCCGTTGGGCTTCAAACATTCATTAACAACGCACAAAATCAACAAGTGGTACTGTTCTCGGCAGGGGCAATCTTAGTGGCGCTACCAATCGCTGCCTTGTTCTTCTACCTACAACGGTTCTTCGTTTCTGGACTACTTGCTGGTGGGAGCAAAGGTTAAAACAAAATTTAGTAGGGGTGAAATTAGATGCAGAGTACGAAAAACAAACCAACCGCATTTCCGGTCCGGTTTTTTGGCAGCCTCTTCTCACCTCGAAGAATGTTTGCCAACCGGGATCAATTTAACTGGTTACAGATTATCGTCTTATTTATCTTTCTGACTGCGGTGATGGTGATGCCGATTCCGTTTTATTACAATCATCAAACGAATTTCAACTTATCACCATTTTTGCCACATATCGATAAAATGATGGCGAGTGACCAGATGCAAACCGCATTGAAAGCCGCTGATTATCACAATCAGCAGTTCGACAATGTGCAGCATCAAGTGATTATTAAAACTAAGGATAATGTTGCTGGCTTTGACCTGACGACAGCCGATATGGCGGGGCGTAAAAACGTCATTAATCTGCACACGAATACCTTTCAAGTGAAGTCAGTCGGCAGTACTTTCAAAGCAAAGTACGTTCCGGGACATAATTTGAAGACGAATGCGCACGCATTTCTGGTTAATTCCTGGTATCAGAGTAATAAGGTCATGATTGGGCTCTTTATGCTGATGGCGCTGGGGTTGATCATCGTTGGGGTCAACTTGATTCTTGTAAACGGAGCGGCCTTCTTCTTGTTCTTGTCACGGCATAATAAAATTACGCATATTCGCAACTTTCGCGAGGGGGTCAATTTAACCCTCATGATGATGGGAATCGGGAGTTTGTTAGCGATGGTGATTGGGCTCATCCACTTTGACGTCACTATCGAATTAACCGTTCAATCATTGAGCTTAGCGTTCGTTGTGCTATGGGTATACCTGAAAACGAAATTTAAAGATCCAGAAGTTGACCAAACCATGTTACTTTAGGCCAATTAGTAAGCATAGAAATGAGGAAGATTAATGGCACGCGATACGCAAACACAATTACGCAACGAAATGATTTACTCAGTCTTTGTCCGCAATTACTCTGAGGCTGGCAATTTTGCTGGCGTCACCGCTGACTTGCGACGAATTAAGGATCTGGGGACCGACATTTTATGGTTACTACCAATCAATCCGATTGGTGAAGTTAACCGTAAAGGGTCGTTGGGTTCACCCTATGCAATTAAGGACTATCGGAAAATCAACCCAGAATATGGGACCTTGGATGATTTTAAGGCACTGACGACTAAGGCGCATGAACTTGGCATGCGGGTGATGATGGATATTGTTTATAATCACACGTCACCAGATTCAGTCTTGGCCACTGAACATCCTGAATGGTTTTACCATGATGCGGAAGGTCAGCTAACGAACAAAGTTGGTGATTGGAGTGACGTCAAGGACTTGGATTACGGCCACCATGATTTGTGGCAGTATCAAATCGATACGTTGTTATATTGGCGTCAATTCGTAGATGGTTATCGCTGTGATGTCGCCCCATTAGTTCCCTTAGATTTCTGGCTAGAAGCACGTCAACAAGTCAATGCCAAGTACCCAGGAACCTTGTGGCTGGCGGAATCAGCCGGTAGTGGCTTTATTCAAGAACTCCGCTCACAGGGATACACTGGATTATCAGATAGCGAGCTATACCAAGCATTTGATATGACTTACGACTACGATGTCTTCAGTGATTTCAAGGATTACTGGCAAGGCCGGCGTACGGTCGACCAGTATGTTGACTTATTACAACGACAAGATGCGACTTTCCCAGGTAACTATGTCAAAATGCGGTTCTTGGAAAATCATGACAACGCCCGGATGATGAGCTTAATGCATAGCGAATCTGAAGCGGTGAATGCGTTGACTTGGATCTTTATGCAACGTGGTATTCCGTTAATTTATAACGGGCAAGAATTCAGCGCTGAACATCAGCCGTCATTATTTGACCGCGATGTCATGGTGAACGACCGTCATGGTGACTTAACAGCATTGATTCAAAAGCTGGTTGCGATTAAGCACGAACCGCTGATGCGGGCTGCTGATTATCAATTAGCGGTCGTTGAAGATGGCATTATCAAAGTTAGCTATCAAGCCGCTGGCGCTGCATTGACGGCTTGGATTCCACTGAAAGGTCAAGTCACAACGGTTAAGACGACGCTGCCTGATGATCATTATCAAAATATCTTGACGGATACGGCAGTCGAGGTCAATAATCATCAGCTTCAAGTTAATGGTCAACCAGTACTAATTAAATATACGACAAATACGACTGCGACGAAGGTTGCGGATCAATCCAACTAATCGGTTATCGAAGGATGGCAATTGGTTGAAAAAGCAAGCGCTTGCGGGGCGCTGTGCAGTGGACGTTGTTTAGAAGTGAGAATACAAGGGAGTGGATTTCGATGGTTGAAATGAATCTCGATCACATTTACAAAAAATATGAAGGTAACGACAAGTACTCCGTTACCGACATGAATCTTGATATTAAAGATGGTGAGTTCATCTTCTTTATCGGGCCATCTGGTTGCGGTAAGTCGACGACATTACGGATGATTGCCGGCTTGGAAGATATTACTAAGGGCGATTTTAAGATGAATGGCCAAGTCATGAACGACGTGGAACCTAAGAACCGGGACATCGCGATGGTTTTCCAAACTTACGCGTTGTATCCAAACATGACGGTCTTTGACAACATGGCGTTTGGACTGAAAATTCGGAAGACTTATAGTAATACGGAAATTAAAAAACGGGTCGACAATGCCGCCGAACAATTAGGATTAACGGACTACTTACAACGTAAGCCTGCTAACCTTTCCGGTGGTCAACGGCAACGGGTTGCTTTAGGCCGGGCGATTGTGCGGGACGCGGGGACGTTCCTACTAGATGAACCACTGTCTAACTTGGATGCTAAGTTGCGGGTTGATATGCGGACCACCATCGCCCAAATGCACCAGCGTTTGAAGACCAACATGATCTACGTCACCCATGATCAAATTGAAGCGATGACGATGGCTGACCGGATTGTGATTATGAATGATGGTAAAATCATGCAAGTCGGAACCCCATACGAACTCTACAATGAACCCGTCAACCAATTTGTGGCTGGATTCATGGGGTCACCATCAATGAACTTCTTCAACGCAACGCTTCATGACGGCCGGGTCAGTGATGGCGAAGGCTTAGATGTTGCCGTACCAGAAGGACAACTGAAGATTCTCAAGGCACAAGGCTATGATCAAAAGAAGATGATTGTCGGGATTCGGCCAGAAGATATTCACGCTGAACAAATCGCCTTGGAAGCAATGCCGAACTCAATCGTCAAGACGAAGGTCATGGTCTCTGAATTCTTGGGTGCTGAAAGTATGCTGTACTGCACGGCTGGTAAGTCTAAGTTTACCGCTCAAGTGGATGCACGTGATTATCATAATCCAGGCGAAAACGTTGAAGTGGCATTTGAAATGGCAAAGGCGCACTTCTTTGACCCAGAAACTAAAGATGTTATTCGGTAATTTCACATTACGGAGGAGCAATTACAATGAAACGCATTTTTGAAGTAGATCCGTGGCACGTTGTCAGCCATGAACTCGTTCCAGCGGATAAGCGACTACAAGAGAGTATGACGAGTATCGGTAATGGCTACATGGGCATGCGGGGCATGTTTGAGGAGCATTACTCGGGCGATACGCTAAAAGGAATTTATATTGGTGGGGTCTGGTATCCCGACAAGACGCGGGTCGGCTGGTGGAAGAATGGCTATCCGGATTACTTTGGTAAGGTGATCAATTCGGTCAACTTCATCAAGGTCAACGTGACGATTGATGGCGACCAAGTCGATTTGGCGAAGGACAATGTCAGTGATTTCACCTTGGACCTCGACATGTACACCGGAATTTTGCGGCGGTCATTTATCGTGACGAAGGGTGAAAAACGTGTTCAGTTCATGATTGACCGGTTCGTCAGCGTGGCACAAAAGGAATTATTCGATGTGCACTATAGCGTTCATAATTTGAGTAATGAACCGGTACAAGTCAGCTTTATGTCGCAGATCGATGCGGACGTCTTTAATGAAGATGCCAACTATGATGAACAGTTCTGGCAAGTGCTCGACAAGAGCCATGCGATCACGGGTGGCAGTATGTTTGCCGAAACCAAGCCGAATGACTTCGGGACGCCACGCTTCACCCTAGGCATGCAGATGTTGCATGAAACGTCGTTGCGGGGAATCAACGCACCGGATGCTGAAAAAGCCGTCACGAACATTTTCCGTGGCGAATTAGCGCCGGATGAGACTAAGAATTTTGAAAAACGAGTCTTGGTCGTGACTTCGCGTGATTATGCCGACATGCCTGCGATGCGGACCGGATTGGCTGAGTTGAGTGAAACGGTCAGCTCGCAGTCATATGAAGACCTGCGTCAGGCACACGTTGATGGCTGGGCACAACGTTGGCAATTGGCCGATGTGGTCATTGACGGTGACGATGCGGCGCAACAAGGGATTCGCTTTAACCTATTCCAGCTGTTCTCAACCTACTATGGCGAAGATAAACGCCTGAACTTAGGGCCTAAGGGCTTCACTGGTGAAAAATACGGTGGTGCCACATATTGGGATACCGAAGCGTTTGGCGTACCGTTCTACCTATCGTTGGCAAAACCAGAAGTGACCGAAAACCTCTTGGAATATCGGTATAATCAGCTGGCTGGTGCGTTCCACAATGCTAAAATGCAAGGATTGGCGGGCGCACTCTATCCGATGGTGACCTTCAACGGGATCGAATGCCATAACGAATGGGAAATCACGTTTGAAGAAATTCACCGCAACGGCTCGATTGCCTATGCCATCTTTAACTACACGCGCTATACCGGCGATGAGACTTACTTGAAGACTAAAGGTATCGACGTTTTGACTGGAATCTCACGTTTCTGGGCGGACCGGGTTCACTTCTCACAACGGAATCAACAATATATGATTCACGGCGTCACCGGGCCAAATGAGTACGAGAATAACGTCAATAACAACTGGT encodes:
- a CDS encoding DUF1189 domain-containing protein, which encodes MQSTKNKPTAFPVRFFGSLFSPRRMFANRDQFNWLQIIVLFIFLTAVMVMPIPFYYNHQTNFNLSPFLPHIDKMMASDQMQTALKAADYHNQQFDNVQHQVIIKTKDNVAGFDLTTADMAGRKNVINLHTNTFQVKSVGSTFKAKYVPGHNLKTNAHAFLVNSWYQSNKVMIGLFMLMALGLIIVGVNLILVNGAAFFLFLSRHNKITHIRNFREGVNLTLMMMGIGSLLAMVIGLIHFDVTIELTVQSLSLAFVVLWVYLKTKFKDPEVDQTMLL
- a CDS encoding carbohydrate ABC transporter permease codes for the protein MQKKDVKKAQRLSIIPGLGQFYNGQTIKGVGFIIILLAFVAEFIFGGFSAFANLVTLGSVSMEDNSLFMMIYGTLQILLTIVFIVFYIANLYDAKHVAQLINNGKKVSHTFKELGASLVDGGFAYLLTTPAYFLMIFTIVFPVLVTLLMAFTNYDFAHIPPAMLLDWIGFKNFTSMFFLSSYRATFNAVFGWTVIWTVCATTLQIIIGIATAVIANQNFIKGKRFFGVIFLLPWAIPAFVSIMSFSNIFNDSAGAINVQVIGLWNTLVPFAHIAPIHWMTDTFWTKVAIIMIQGWLGFPYIYVMITGILQAIPEDLYEAATLDGATVMQKFNKITLPTIFAIAAPIFVTQYTFNFNNFSMIYLFNQGGPGDVGANAGGTDILISWIYKLTTGTSPQYSLAAAVTLIISVLVIGISLIVFKKTHAFEMGD
- a CDS encoding sugar ABC transporter permease; amino-acid sequence: MDNAQAVAPKNANSKQNSARRHRFWKEFFTYFYMVVLGIIIIYPVLITFITAFKDANVQAFVLDFGGKWTLVNFKNLFTQTLYGSWYLNTMIISVSCMVIQVIVVTLAGYVYSRYRFAGKKFSLTFFIVIQMVPTMAALTAYYVLANMLNALDHYWFLTAIYIGGGIPQNTWLMKGYFDNVPYDLDESAKLDGAGNFKIFWSIVLPLVKPMIAVQALWAFMSPVQDYLMAKFLLTSESHYTVAVGLQTFINNAQNQQVVLFSAGAILVALPIAALFFYLQRFFVSGLLAGGSKG
- a CDS encoding alpha-amylase family glycosyl hydrolase encodes the protein MARDTQTQLRNEMIYSVFVRNYSEAGNFAGVTADLRRIKDLGTDILWLLPINPIGEVNRKGSLGSPYAIKDYRKINPEYGTLDDFKALTTKAHELGMRVMMDIVYNHTSPDSVLATEHPEWFYHDAEGQLTNKVGDWSDVKDLDYGHHDLWQYQIDTLLYWRQFVDGYRCDVAPLVPLDFWLEARQQVNAKYPGTLWLAESAGSGFIQELRSQGYTGLSDSELYQAFDMTYDYDVFSDFKDYWQGRRTVDQYVDLLQRQDATFPGNYVKMRFLENHDNARMMSLMHSESEAVNALTWIFMQRGIPLIYNGQEFSAEHQPSLFDRDVMVNDRHGDLTALIQKLVAIKHEPLMRAADYQLAVVEDGIIKVSYQAAGAALTAWIPLKGQVTTVKTTLPDDHYQNILTDTAVEVNNHQLQVNGQPVLIKYTTNTTATKVADQSN
- a CDS encoding extracellular solute-binding protein, which translates into the protein MSTWKKLGMGALATGLALTLVGCGNSKSSSSSSSKMDKTLKVSADPSYKSYMKSVIPKFEKKYNVKVKVSYKAMLDEDDALKLDGPSGKGPDVLMAPYDRVGQMASQGQLSTVKLASGRYNATGKKSVTYKNKIYAAPVTIESDVLYYNKKLIKTAPKNFKELEKLASDKKYAYANDKTKSVAFLTQWTNFYNSFGVIKGYGGYVFGDDNTNAKKMGLNNSGAVEGLTYMTKWFTKYWPSGMQNVTSNENFVTSQFTSGKTAAVIDGPWMASTYQKSKIDYGVAVLPKLNNGKDYQAFAGGKAWAISNYSKHKTAAQAWLDFISNKSNQNKLYKSASEIPANTAARKEAVSTGDDMATAVSKQYDKDVPLINLPQMSEVWTPAQTMVTNAASGKMTPKQAANKAQKTILTNISQKYDK
- a CDS encoding glycoside hydrolase family 65 protein, whose product is MKRIFEVDPWHVVSHELVPADKRLQESMTSIGNGYMGMRGMFEEHYSGDTLKGIYIGGVWYPDKTRVGWWKNGYPDYFGKVINSVNFIKVNVTIDGDQVDLAKDNVSDFTLDLDMYTGILRRSFIVTKGEKRVQFMIDRFVSVAQKELFDVHYSVHNLSNEPVQVSFMSQIDADVFNEDANYDEQFWQVLDKSHAITGGSMFAETKPNDFGTPRFTLGMQMLHETSLRGINAPDAEKAVTNIFRGELAPDETKNFEKRVLVVTSRDYADMPAMRTGLAELSETVSSQSYEDLRQAHVDGWAQRWQLADVVIDGDDAAQQGIRFNLFQLFSTYYGEDKRLNLGPKGFTGEKYGGATYWDTEAFGVPFYLSLAKPEVTENLLEYRYNQLAGAFHNAKMQGLAGALYPMVTFNGIECHNEWEITFEEIHRNGSIAYAIFNYTRYTGDETYLKTKGIDVLTGISRFWADRVHFSQRNQQYMIHGVTGPNEYENNVNNNWYTNFMARWTLEYTLASLKKVSADKRAELKITDDELAKWQDIIDRMYFPHDDKLGIFVQQDGFLDKDVQPVSAIPADQRPINQHWSWDHILRSPYIKQADVLQGIYYFMDRFTPEEKKRNFDFYEPLTVHESSLSPAVHAILAADLHYEDKAVEMYERTARLDLDNYNNDTVDGLHITSMTGSWLAIVQGFAGMRVTDDTLAFAPFVPKAWTRYQFHVNFRGRLLKVDVDQQGTTVELVSGNPLTIELNGKTVEVANTVSTK
- a CDS encoding ABC transporter ATP-binding protein, translated to MVEMNLDHIYKKYEGNDKYSVTDMNLDIKDGEFIFFIGPSGCGKSTTLRMIAGLEDITKGDFKMNGQVMNDVEPKNRDIAMVFQTYALYPNMTVFDNMAFGLKIRKTYSNTEIKKRVDNAAEQLGLTDYLQRKPANLSGGQRQRVALGRAIVRDAGTFLLDEPLSNLDAKLRVDMRTTIAQMHQRLKTNMIYVTHDQIEAMTMADRIVIMNDGKIMQVGTPYELYNEPVNQFVAGFMGSPSMNFFNATLHDGRVSDGEGLDVAVPEGQLKILKAQGYDQKKMIVGIRPEDIHAEQIALEAMPNSIVKTKVMVSEFLGAESMLYCTAGKSKFTAQVDARDYHNPGENVEVAFEMAKAHFFDPETKDVIR